In Spirosoma pollinicola, the genomic window CATAAGTTCGCCAGTGCCTGTTCCCACCCGGTAGCTGTAGGCACTTTCGACTTGCCGATAAATGCCCTTACCACCAAATTCAAGCATCTGATTTTTACCAATCGGCGTCTGGTAATCTCCCTGAATAGTTGACTCCTGGTTGTAGCTGTTGTTCAGGTTCTGCAAACGAGACGCAGTGGTCGTAAAGTCGGGCGACGTTAGAATATCAGCCGTGAAATCGTTGTTACGGTTATTGCGACTATACTGCGCCGATACACTTAACTCCTGCTGTGGCTTGGCAAAGGTGCGTGTGTAATCAATATTTGCATCAACCGTACCCGACAAATCCTTGGTTAACACATTACGATCCGAAACGATTGGAAAATACGCCGTTGGCGTGATGGTTTTCGTTAGAAAATTGTCCTGATTTTGGTAGTTGTTACGGGCACCATAGCGCAAACTGGCTGTAATAGAGCTTGTTTTACTGATGTCATAATCCCAGCCGAGGGTGTACTGACCAAAAAGGCTGTGGTTGCGGGTATCGGCGGTTTGGTCGGTGGTTGTGGTACCTGTGCTGCCAAATGTTTTCTGTGTATTGGCAAAATTACCAATCACATTGTAGTTCGCACGGCCAAAACCGCTGAGGCTAAAGCCCATTTTACCGGTCCGCAGGTTACCGTTCAGGCCAAGATTACTCCCCCGGTTACCTACACCCGAATCAACATTGAGCGTAAAACCCTGCAAGGTTGTTTTCTTTGTGACGATATTAATGATCCCGGCGGAGCCTTCGGCGTCGTATTTTGCAGAAGGGCTGGTAATCACTTCAATGGTTTTAATCATGTCGGCCGGAATTTGCTTGAGCGCATCGGCAACACTACTGGCCACAATAGTCGAAGGCTTATTGTTGATCAGCACCCGCACATTGCTGCTGCCCCGTAAACTGACGTTACCGTCCAGATCGACAGACAGCAATGGCACTTTTCGCATTACATCGGTGGCGTCACCCCCTTTTGCCGTAATATCTTTATCGGCGTTATACACCAGCCGATCCACTTTTTCTTCAACCAGTGAAGCCTGTCCTACCACCTCGACTTCTTTCAGTGTGCGGACATCGGCACTGAGTTTAATAGCGCCTAGGTTAATATCGCCTTTGCGGTCAAGTTTAACGCTCGAAACAGTTTTGTTACGGTAGCCAACAAACGAAATCAGGAGTTGAAAATCGCCTTGCGGTAATTTAGTCAAGGTGAACTTGCCTTTTTCATCGGCAACGGTTCCATCAATTGGCTTTTTTGTCTGCGCATTAATCAGCGCGATACTGGCAAACTCAACGGGCTTACCCGTCGTCGAATCAGTGACCACACCGGTTAATTTGGCGTTGCCCCGAGGGGAGGTGTCGCTCGACGTGCCGGGGATTACGGCCGCTGGCTGCTGCCCTCCACCCGGCATGGCAGGAAACTGTGCCAATGTTATCCTGGGGGCCGTTAGCAGAGCAGTACCAAGGCAAAAAGAAAGTATTATTTTTTTCATAGTCAGGTTGTAAAAACAATAAGGGGTTATCTATCATAATGCATGCCAACCTGGAATCGCATCACAAAGACAACCTGGTTGACCAAAATTCGGTACAAATTTTCGGTTAAAATCTTATTCTACACAAACGGACTGCCACAATGACAAACGGGCCGGTTTACTCAGCTAAATAATTGAGTGTTTTTATTCAATTCAGGATAATCAAAACGGGTCAGCACCTCTGGAACATCGCTGGGTTCGTATCGGGAAGTGATTCGTTTACTAATGCTATAGCTATGCATTTTAGTCGCAGGATATTGATCAGTCAGCAAGGCCAGGGCATCAGCTTCATTCAGATCGTCGTGAATCTATGCGTGCTCAGCTTCTGGAGTCAATACACAGGGCATTCGCTTCTTGGTGTTGTGAATAGCAGCCAGCAAGGGGTTCGCATCGGTTGTGAGCAGCGTGTAAGTCGACATTACTTCGCCTGTTTCAGGGTCCGCCCAATCGTCCCATAAACCCGCAATTGAGGCAATTTTCTGATCACTAGCGCTGATATAGAATGGATATTTTTTGCTTTTGTCAGTATACCATTCAAAAAAGCCCGTCACCGGAATCAAACACCGTCTGCCTGCTTGTGCTGCCGACCGAAAGGACGGTTTTTCGTAAATCGTTTCCGAACGGGCATTAATCGTTTTCGTACGAATGTCATCCGCAGCATCCTGACTTCGGACCCAGTGCGGAATAAGTCCCCAGTGAATTAGCTGAAGTTTGCCCGGTTCCTGACGGGTAACAATTGGCCAGGCAGGCAAATTATAGGCATTGGCATGGTATACAGGCTGAAAATTAGCCGAAGGCGGCAACACCGCCTTGTAGCGATCTTCAAGTTCCGCGGCACTGACATCTAATGATTTATGGAAACACATACGATTGGCTTTACGATTTTACACAGCGTTTAACTTACTCGATAAACCAGCAAATACCTTCGGCGGTTATCATTTTCCGAAACCTTACAAATACCTTGGAGTGGCAAACAAATAAAGTCAACCACTCGTTTAACAGCCTTGACAAGGCTAATCATGTCCTCCAGCATCTTAATGAATTCACTCAACCATTCAGCATATCCCGGTCTTACACTCACCTTGGCCGACCTTGAACAAGCCAG contains:
- a CDS encoding TonB-dependent receptor domain-containing protein; translated protein: MKKIILSFCLGTALLTAPRITLAQFPAMPGGGQQPAAVIPGTSSDTSPRGNAKLTGVVTDSTTGKPVEFASIALINAQTKKPIDGTVADEKGKFTLTKLPQGDFQLLISFVGYRNKTVSSVKLDRKGDINLGAIKLSADVRTLKEVEVVGQASLVEEKVDRLVYNADKDITAKGGDATDVMRKVPLLSVDLDGNVSLRGSSNVRVLINNKPSTIVASSVADALKQIPADMIKTIEVITSPSAKYDAEGSAGIINIVTKKTTLQGFTLNVDSGVGNRGSNLGLNGNLRTGKMGFSLSGFGRANYNVIGNFANTQKTFGSTGTTTTDQTADTRNHSLFGQYTLGWDYDISKTSSITASLRYGARNNYQNQDNFLTKTITPTAYFPIVSDRNVLTKDLSGTVDANIDYTRTFAKPQQELSVSAQYSRNNRNNDFTADILTSPDFTTTASRLQNLNNSYNQESTIQGDYQTPIGKNQMLEFGGKGIYRQVESAYSYRVGTGTGELMVDPTRSANTLNYDQTIGAGYVSYTLTTKNKYTIKAGTRFEHTTINANYSQNQPGEQGGAAGQDLGIPSYSNLVPSINISKALKGGKTIKLAYNRRLQRPGIQFLNPNVNTSNPTSITKGNPLLSPELTDNLELSTSAYIKSVYLNVSLFARQTNNSITSVRDTITTGAGQVTNPTLAQAIQTTYLNIGRESAYGTNVFGNATFFSKWQIGGGFDLYYSYLTNNNAGSAYNATNSGWVTTGRFFTNLTLKNGWGVQGFGFIRGKQIQLQGYQGGFAFYSIGLKKDIKDKRGSFGIAAENFFNHPFTIHSESSSPIFAQSSSTSLYNAGVRVNFSYKIGKLSFDAPQRQKKSVNNDDVKGGEGGGEQQQQAPAAGGARRPR
- a CDS encoding SOS response-associated peptidase: MCFHKSLDVSAAELEDRYKAVLPPSANFQPVYHANAYNLPAWPIVTRQEPGKLQLIHWGLIPHWVRSQDAADDIRTKTINARSETIYEKPSFRSAAQAGRRCLIPVTGFFEWYTDKSKKYPFYISASDQKIASIAGLWDDWADPETGEVMSTYTLLTTDANPLLAAIHNTKKRMPCVLTPEAEHA